A genomic region of Peromyscus eremicus chromosome 19, PerEre_H2_v1, whole genome shotgun sequence contains the following coding sequences:
- the LOC131895456 gene encoding uncharacterized protein LOC131895456 — translation MNRLIKKFKKTNISPVTGREYQDEVEEQWGKVASKVKNKAGMKSVNVTNTLTNPDVVEQELEGCSKAQTTALLMKTVQDIDKDRLMGKRLALNIVRKEQERSATPGWNGRNTVPSFPVSTQSKRTPIRSTISALNPFSTGGGSNHPKFEMGTKFEEIRPYTPQEISELRKDYAQNGQKDAEYMCRLWEKGADTVMLTDLEMRKIRNIVENPSVSEALEHVIETSKGDTHPLLDWITAAWRFAFPTLDLTQFESAAQWTTYAQAIKQCRKLGILYFIYNQVPTPQAAPFTPQFKKIIIKGAPAHLKMSLAGPLQACQTISDAMEFFKSYREMDIDKVVSFNVNKKQDKKKVTPRFSNIRPFGKPNQMPIRQNANKPWNPIRRLTGRKNIPWRETQSNPWRQTYQPKLFLGNRNFKPNFRPKFFNQNNHRPPRTGPPRRYIPRRT, via the coding sequence ATGAAtagattaattaagaaatttaagaagactAACATCTCCCCGGTGACAGGTAGAGAATATCAAGATGAGGTTGAAGAACAGTGGGGGAAAGTAGCCTCCAAGGTTAAAAATAAGGCCGGCATGAAATCAGTAAATGTGACTAACACATTAACAAATCCGGATGTGGTAGAACAAGAATTAGAGGGATGTAGCAAGGCACAAACTACCGCACTGCTTATGAAAACGGTGCAGGATATTGATAAGGACAGATTAATGGGCAAAAGGCTAGCCTTAAACATagtgaggaaggaacaggagcGTAGCGCTACTCCTGGATGGAACGGACGTAACACCGtaccatcatttcctgtctctacccaaaGTAAGAGAACTCCTATTAGAAGTACTATATCAGCTCTGAACCCCTTCAGCACTGGAGGAGGTAGTAATCATCCCAAATTTGAAATGGGAACGAAGTTTGAGGAAATCAGGCCATATACTCCTCAGGAGATCTCAGAATTACGGAAAGATTATGCCCAAAATGGACAGAAAGATGCAGAATATATGTGCCGACTGTGGGAAAAGGGAGCTGACACAGTCATGTTAACTGatctagaaatgagaaagatcagaaacatagtagagaacccCTCAGTATCGGAAGCTCTAGAGCATGTAATTGAGACATCAAAAGGCGATACACATCCACTATTAGATTGGATTACTGCAGCTTGGAGATTTGCATTTCCAACACTAGACCTCACTCAATTTGAATCAGCAGCACAGTGGACAACATACGCACAAGCCATAAAACAATGTAGAAAATTAGgtatattatatttcatatacaacCAGGTACCCACACCTCAAGCCGCACCTTTTacaccacaatttaaaaaaatcattattaaaggagctccagcacaccttaaaatgagCCTAGCTGGACCCCTGCAAGCATGTCAAACCATCTCAGATGCCATGGAATTCTTTAAATCTTACAGGGAAATGGACATAGACAAGGTAGTATCATTTAATGTTAATAAGAAACAGGACAAGAAGAAAGTTACACCACGGTTTTCAAACATAAGACCATTTGGAAAACCTAATCAAATGCCCATAAGACAGAATGCAAACAAACCATGGAATCCGATTAGAAGGttgacaggaaggaaaaatatcccatggagagagacacagagtaacccatggagacagacataccaaccaaaactttttttagGCAATCGAAATTTCAAACCAAATTTCAGACCAAAATTTTTCAATCAGAACAACCACAGGCCCCCAAGAACAGGACCCCCCAGACGCTACATACCAAGACGGACCTGA